Below is a genomic region from Lampris incognitus isolate fLamInc1 chromosome 2, fLamInc1.hap2, whole genome shotgun sequence.
taactccttctggccttctctatacttctccatctacattctcaaagcaaacatcacatctgtgctgctctttcatggcatgaaaccatactgctgctcgctgatcaccacctctcgtcttaacctagcttctattactctttcccatatcttcatgctgtggctgatcatcacctctcctcttaacctagcttctattactctttcccaaatcttcatgctgaggctgatcaactttatacctctgtagttgccacagctctgcacatcacccttgttcttgaaaatcggtaccagtgcacttcttctccactcctcaggcatcctctcactttccaagattgtgttaaacaatctagttaaaaactccactgccatctctcctaaacacctccatgcctccacaggtatgtcatcaggaccaactgcctttccattcttcatcctcttcatagctgccctcacttcctccttgctaatccactgcacttcctgattcactatccccacatcatccaaccttctctctctctctaattttcttcattcatcgacccctcaaagtactccttccaccttcaacacactctccttgcttgtcagcacatttccatctctaaccttcatcaccctaacttactgtatatccttcccagctcggtccctctgtctagacaatctgtacaagtccttttctccgtccttggtgtctaacctgtcatacaactcaccatacaccttttagTTTGTCTTCacaacctctctcttcactttgtatgcctgtctactttcttcatctctctgactatcccacttcttctttgccaacctcttcctctgtatatgttgctgtacttcctcattgcaccaccaagtctcattgtcttccttcctctgtcctgatgacacaccaagtaccttcctagctgtctccctcactatttctgcagtggttgcccagccatctggcaactcttcactaccacccagtgcctatcTTAAACCCCATTTGATCttgagctctgccttcacttgcttcctcttcttggtctccaaagtcatcctacagaccaccatccgatgctgcctagctacgttctcccctgtcaccaccttgcagtctccaatcccttttagattgtgccttctacataagatatagtccacctgtgtgcactttcctccactcttgtacgtcaccctgtgttcctccctcttcttgaaatatgtattcaccacagccatttccatccttttcacaaaatccagcaccatctgtccttccacatttctctccgtaacaccatacctacccatcacctcctcatcacctctgttcccttcaccaacgtgCCCATTGATGCGCACTCCAATCTCCaccctctcctccttgggtaccctctccaccacttcatccaactcagtccagaattcttctttctcttccatctcacaccccatttgcggggcatatgtgctgataacattcatcatcacaccttcgatgtccggcttcatactcatcactcttgtCTGacgctctcttcacctccagcacactcttgatatactcctccttcaaaattacccctaccccatttctcctcccatccgtacccacctctgatgctcttggccttacccttccacctggtctcttgcacgtacaggcggcacggtggcccagtggttagcactgttgtctcacaacaagaaggtcctgggtttgaaccccgggccgtaccaggtcctttctgtatggagcttgcatgttctccccgtgtcagcgtgcgttttctctgggtgctccggtttcctcccaccatcaaaaagacatgcatgttagggttaagtctcctgtctgtgcccctgaccaaggcaatggaaagaagaaatggagttggtccccaggcgctgcagctgcccactgctcctatacaataggatgggttacaggcAGATTGCAAATTACAACAAatctgttgtaagaatacaatgatgaaataaagtggcttatATTGACCTTCCTTCACTCCATCATGtcaaccagctctctccctttaccactcATAGTGCCAagattcaaagttccgactctcacctctacactcttaccctctcccgctgcctctggacatgcctgccccctctcactctccttcacccaacagtagcatagtttccaccagcactccgctggccaacagtatcggtggcagtcgttggtaaccggggcctcaaccgatctgatATGGAATTATGATCATCTGATTCATGATCATCTGAAGTTGCCAGTTGTGACCACGGGGGGAAATCATTGTAATGTTAGTTCTTTTAAATGTTAAGAGTTctgtgtcaaaataaaagccactcctgttggtcgtgtggtgtatgggacCCAGGCCTGGCATTAAAAAGGGAGCTCATCTCTGTCATCCATTCTTCCACATAAGcttgccacattggtgtcagaagtgggatagggcTGAAGAGCCAAGAGAAAAATCCAGAGACTGGAGCAAGAGATTGAGCAGACCTGTTGGCGCTTGGAAAACCTGCCATGGCAAAAGACAGAGCCCTCCAGAAatggaagttttccagcccacCCTGGTGGCTCCAGTGCACCATGGCCCCACCGCCCCCTAGAGGTCAGAAGTGCCAATACAGAGGAACGCCAGCTGCCGGCCGCCACCGACCACCCCCTGGCGACCAGGAGAGCTGCTACCAACGAACCACCACCACTGGTCCCTACGCCCAGCCTATAGCCCCCCGCAGTTGCGTatagaacaccagccaagctgcccaagtacaacAGAATTACACAGGTCGATATGTACCTCTCGCAAGTCCAACTAGCGGCATGGCACAGCGGATGGAGCAACGAAGAAGCTGCCATCCGGCgttggagggaaaggctttgcaggtgctccttGACGTAGTCCAACTGAAGCAGCGGGACCTCCAGGCCCTGACCATGGTACTGGAGAGGCGATTTGGGCACCaacccttcactgaccagagcagggagcagctagccagtcACTGCCGTCAAAAAGGAGAGAGCCTGGGCACCTTCGCTGCAGATGTGCAGCTGCATGCCTGACATGGTTACCCGCACTGCATCGCAGccgcccaagaggagctggccctccaCGCTTTCCTGTAGGGGCTCATGCTGGAGCGGTTGCGTCAGCATGTTCGCCTCGCCATGCCCCAGTCCCTCATCGAGGCTctctgtgaagctgaatgggcagAGGTAGTACTCTCCACATGACCTATGCAGCAGAGGGCTCCCATTCTCCGACTGCAGGTCAGGTTGGCCGACTACAATGAGAAGGAGAAGGCAGAATAGTTCTACCAAGTTTGGCCTCCACCAGAGCAGTCTCGgcgatggcctccaacatccaaGTGACATCCACCCTGGCTGACTGACCGCTGTGTGACGAGCCTGGTCACACAGCCTGCGACTGCCCAGCACCAGTAATATTCATTTTGTGTCAGGCGCACTCATAACTTTACTGTTACTGTACTGAAAAGTTTTGTGTTCAAGCAGTTTCCAATAAGTAGAGTTGGCCAGTTGGGATTGAGCTGAATAATGaaattttttttgttaatttgacTTTGAAATTACAATATATAATTGTTGCTTGTACATAAAATGACTTAAGTAATGACACATAATGTTTGTGttacataaataaaaataaacagtcAGCAACCTGGTAATATATGTCATATAACGTACATATTACCTGTTAATATGACATATAGTGGCATGCTCAAAAACGTTATTTTGTcgtgtgattaaaaaaaagttcTGTTGAACTGACACGAATTTCCAGTCACACAAGGGTCACGTGACGTAGTTAGTTTGTCTGGCGTACTCATAACTTTACCGTTACTATACTAAATTAAAAGTTCTGTATGCAAGCAGTCAAGTGTCAAGTTGAGTGAGCAAACTGGGATTTACAGTGTAGGGCTCTTTTACAAAGTCTATATCTCATTCAAAACAATCTTCTGCATGGCTCAAAGCGTCTGAGCAGAGTTTTGAACATGATTGGTGCCATGCATGATAAAATGTGTGTACTCCTACTTCAAGAATCGTTCGGATTTGTGTCCTCCCAGATACTTGTACTGGGTCATATTTGCATAAACAAAGACGAGGTTGCTGTTTGTCCTTGCAAGTGAAGGTTtaagatgtgtgtgttggtgtgctgtgcTTGTGTTTGCATGCTATGTAGTACTTTGTAGGGACAAAACGTTCAGCTGCAGATGTACCAAGGCAGACTCTGCTCTCCCCTCAGAAGCCGGGCAGCAATGAATCCTGGGTAGATTTGAAAGGTTACTTGCCTCTCAATGTGTCCTACCAGCTGCTTGCTGGAACACCACCAGCAAAGCACAGTGAGtaatacacacgcacgcatgcacaaacacacacgcacaaacacactgaACTGAGCTACTTTGACATTTCCTTGATTAGCTACTGTCAAGTCACAttttcaggggcgtccgggtggcgtggtggtctattacgttgcctaccaacacggggatcaccggttcgaatccctgtgttgcctccggcttggtcgggcgtccctacagacacaatgggccgtatctgcgggtgggaagccggatgtgggtgtacgtatgtcctagtcgctgcactagcgcctcctttggtcggttggggtgccagttcgggggaaatagcgtgatcctcccacgcgctacgtccccctggagaaactcctcactgtcaggtgaaaagaagcggctggcgactccacgtgtatcggaggaggcaggtggtagtctgcagccctttccagatcagcagagtgggtgcagcagtgaccgggacggctcggaagagtggggtaattggtcaagtacaactggggagaaaaggggcgttCTGTTCAAAAACCCCTGTAATATAATTTTTCTGATTAACCAACCGTAGGACGTCATCCTTTAGTTGCTTGTTTTGTCTGCAATTACTGCGGAGAACTGAGGGTGGATTTCAAAGTTCATAATCTACCATTCTTGGGAATTTTGAACAAATATGAGCAATTCTGAGCAAAGTTCACAGGCAAGGTAACAGAATTCCACTGTTGGATCTGTTGTCATATAAATTCACTTTAattcagcaacaacaacaaaaacgccTAAGAGAACAACTGATTCAGCAAGTAGGTGTTTGGCTCACTGATGACATACGAGTGTTTGTTCATATCAATGCAGGACAAGTTTCTCTTTGAATTTGGGATTTCCCAAGAATTACCAATCCATGAGTGGTTGTGTATAGTCAAGCTTAATAAATTAAACACATTCTACCAAAATTGTTGTTTCCTCAACAGTAGGGCTAATTACCTACCGGAGAGTGGGGCCTGGATCAAGAGCTGTATAGCATAATCTGATGGATGGTGTCAGACCTTTCAAATGTTGAAATGAACAAAGTGGCAGGAATGGGAGACAGACACACTGCGGTCAGTAAAAGAGAGCTGGTTATCAACTCAGAGGTTCCCTAGAGACCCCGAAGTCTTGATACATCCTTGGGCATGGAGGATTTGGCTGGGATGAACAGCAATTCAGTTGAGCTGAAAAAGCTGCTCTCTCCAAATAGATACATCAGCGAGGCAAGCGGCAACTCACTTACACAGCTTGGTGTCCTCTGGGGAGATAAAAAGGTAGACTTGGGTGTCATTGGTGTCGTGCTGGTTAGAGAAACCATGTGCCAAAATGATTGGGCCAAACGAGGTTTTACAGATTGTGAAAAGGAGTAAGTCGAACATTGAGCCTTGAGGCTCAACCTGTCAGGGGGCAGACACCTGACCCTCCATGATACTTGGTATGAGTTCCCTGTCAGGTATGATTCGATCCACTCTAGCGCTGTGCTGAAAATTTCCAGGTCCATCACTCTTCAGTTGCAGCAGATAGGTAAAGGAGGATAACTAATGAAGGCAGCTTTGGCTGAGTGGAGTGATTCAATAAATGGAAGAAGAGCAGTTTTAGCAGAGTGACCACTCTTAAACCCTAACTAATGGTTATTCTGGAAGGGGACAGAAGATACCTGATTGCATGCTGCTTGTTCCAGAGTTTTGACTCAGAATGGGAGCAACGGGACATGCTGGTAGTTTTGGACCACAGGAGGACCAAGTGATGTTTTTGTCAGCAATATGGTGATTCATGCTAGTATAAAGTTGAGTGGAAAGACACCAGATAGGTGTAACAAGTTGAAAGTGTTGGTTAGATAAGCAATGATGGAGAAGTAATGAAGCAATGATGGACAGTAGAAGGGGCCAGGGAATGAGATTAGGCGAACAGGTTGTGGTACAGTGAGAAATGGAGACTTCAGTTTCATGGAGAGGCGAGTAGTCTGACAATGTAAGTCTCAGGACCAGTGATAGCAGGCGGTGGACTGACAGAGGAAGTAGGAGCAAGGAAATTATCACTGATGATTACCACCTTCTACTGAATGTAAAGGGAAAAGTCGGTTTGAGTGAGGGAAGGTGGTGGGGGTGGAGAACAGCTTGCTGAGGCTGGAAGCATTGGATAACTTGTACTGGTAATAAGGTGTTTTGAGCTAGGATGCACATGTAGAGAAACAGGATAGGAGTGATCAATAATCTATTAGATGATTATTCTCTCTGTACTTGTGCCCTCTTCTATCAGGTTACTGAAGCCGACAGGCTGGTAACACACATAAGCAGCTCATTTGGCTTGTTATTGCACATACATAAACAAGGAAATGGTATAGATAAAAGATATTACATTGGCAGACGACTATAATGCTGTTTCTTGATTTAGCTACACAGTGGGGTAAAGTTTTGCTAAAGCCAACAGTCAGGCCCAGTAGGCCAGACATCTCTTGCGAGTTTGTAAGAGCTCCGGCATATAAAACCAATTAGGGCATGTAAACATCAATTATTTGTACATTTATTTGAGTAAATGTCGATCAAGAAACTCTTTTAAACAAGCATCCCTACTTGGACTACAATCAAAACTTACCCTATTTCTTTATATTCTACCTGTTCACAATGGTACTATATGTACTATCTCTGTGTAATATATAAAAATCACACTCACATGCTCACCTCTGTACTGTGTGCCCTTCCTCTTCTCTGTCAGGGTTCCTAACTGTTGGGCTAGCGTCAGTGAAGAGGAAGAAGGGCAGTTACCTCCTCCCCACTTTGCGCTCTCTCTTCTCCCAGTCATCCCCAGAAGAGCGCGCctccatggtggtggtggtgctgctagCAGACTTCAGTGCTTCATGGAGAGAGGCTACAGTGGGGGAAATCAAAACTGCATTCACTTCTGAGCTCGAGCAAGGCCAGCTGTTGGTTTTATATGTACCTCAGCAGTATTACCCCCCTCTAAAAGGTGCGGTATTAGTGTGCTCACAAACCGAATTCACACAGACATGTACAAACATTGACTGAataggttttgtgtgttgtgatcACACACTGTACATGACTCCCAGATACCCTTACTTTCTTTTGCTCTTCCCCAGGGCTAAAGAGGAACTTTAAAGATTCTCCAGAGCGTGTGTCTTTCCGCTCCAAGCAGAACTTGGACTATTCTTTTCTGATTCATTACAGCACTGGTCTCAGCCAGTACTACCTCCAGCTGGAGGATGACATCTTGTCTGCACCCAACTACCTGTCCACCATCAGAAAACACATTCAGGAGCAAGAAGCGAAATCGATAGCTTGGGCAACGTTGGAGTTCTCTAGGCTAGGTTACATTGGGAAACTATACCACTCTGCTGATCTCCCTCTGCTGGTTCGCTTTCTCTTCCTATTCTACCAGGAAATGCCCTGTGATTGGCTGCTAACTCACTTCCGCCGGCTGCTGACCCAGACGGAGCAAATCCTCTTCAAGCCTTCACTATTCCAGCACATGGGCACCTTCTCCTCATTTCAGGGTACATACAACAAGCTAAAGGATCAGGACTTTGAGGAAACTGCCTATTCCAACCCCTCAGCGGACGTTTACTCTGACATGTCTGTCTATAAGGACCACGAGCCTAGATTGGCATGGGCCGCTGGAGACGGATTTTTCTGGGCACGCTCGCCAGAGAAAGGAAACCACTTGACTGTGGTGTTAAGAGAGCCTATCGTGGTGACAGGGATTATTGTGGAAACAGGGTCTGAGGGAAAAGACCTCCTGGATTCAGCTGTGGTGGAGCTGGGTAATAACATGCATAACACAGAAACTGGTGAGAAAAGTTGCAAGAAGTTCCATTTATTGGGGAATGTAGAGAATGGAATGTTTGAGATGCAGCTAGATAATAAGCATGGCTCTGCCTCCTCCTGTGTGAGGGTACGGGTCACAGCCAGCCAGGAAAATTGGGTGATCATTCAGAAAATTAGGATCATAGCAAAGACCAAAACACCCTTCAACGGAGGATctacatttaaaaaaatgtgaaaccaaatcaatttttttttagtttttattgattttttaaaccccccccccccattttaactggccaatcaccccgccctttttgagccgtcccggtcgctgctccaccccctctctgccgatccgaggggcgccccgaccgaccagaggaggcgctagtgaagcgaccaggacatccgccttcccacccgcagacacggccaattgtgtctgtagggactcccgaccaagccggaggtaacactgggattcgaactggcaatccccatgttggtaggcaacggaatagacagccacgctacccggacgcccctgagtttttatttttactgactTAACATGAGACCTTGATTGCATAAAACTGTGCCCGGTTCAAACAGTTTAATGGATGGAACAATAATATTGTAGTGAAATCAGGGGGCaggccgggaaccaccgcagcgaACCCCAACCCAGATCGCTTGTACCAcgcgcgactgcgctaaccagtcgacttaagggtccgacccgggctcgcatcccggctgtggcggttcctgggctgccccctgatttcgctacattggtgtcagaagtgggatggtgagactgtgaggccatcagaagcgtggagcccagaggcgtgagggagctggtatgctgagtgAATTTCCAGTGTAGCTGTTAAGCTACACTAGAAAGTCACCTGAAACTATACTTTATCTTTTTTTACTTAGGAACTAAAGGGcagaatataaataaataacaaaccTACTAGCTTCCACAGTGGTGTAATTAGTCGAAGCCCCGAGTCCAACAGAAGAGAAAACAGTTAATTCTTTTGCAAACTTTAATTAGCATGGGAATTCTGATAATTCCTCAGGTCAGCCCGCAAAAACACAGACATTTTGTACAGACAGATGCGAGATTGCAACTGCAACAGAGTTGGAGTTTGAGGTAGAATAGAGAGAGACCGACTGACCGagtcaggtggggggggggggcgagagagaaagaataGAAGGTAGGCAGATTTTTGCTTGTGACAGAAGCTACAGTAGTTCCCCTTGACCGGCTGCACTTCCTTCACAGACACTGTGGCGTCTTTACTGCTCTCTCGGACACCCCGCTCCCTGGGTTTCCCTTGCCAGTCATCGGCCTCTCCTCACCAGTAGCAGGCCTCGTGGAAGGTCTCTCCTCATTCTGGGAACGTTGGGTCAGAGGGCTGTTTTTTCCATCAGCCTGGGCTGAACTAGCTGGTCTCTCTCCAGTGGGCTGAGCGACAGGTTCTTCAGCTGCTGAGTGGgactgctggctgtggctggcagGTCTCTCTCCTAGCGTGACAGACTTGTTTTGGGAGACCGGTCGAGCCTCAGCTGCAGATGTTGTATTTCTGGATGGGGGTTTGGAGGATGGAGCAACACCTTGCTGCTGTGGCTCCGCATTGGCCTGAAAGTCAAAACAAAATGACTGGGAAACTGGCCTCTAAGCAGATATAGGAGAAATGTAGTTTATTTTTGCACATTTTAGATGCCAAAATAATTGGTGAAGTTATTTTAACATTATTAAAAATGGTAGTTTTGCGTTTTACAATTATTATTGTTGAATAAAATTTTGAAAATTGCCGGAAAGACTATTACAGGTTGATCTATCTTGAATTCACACTGAAGTGTACATGTTAAAAATGTTTGCACTACTAAAATTAAAGATATGAGGGTGAACAGCCATTATACCCAGCTCCTATTGACAAAGTGGAGTTCTTCAAAATGTGAGGCCcgcctcccctggggggcgccaaAGAGTTTACGgggagtgtctttatgcatgctcaataatccaggtaagaaaatcaaagaaagttgaattagttcatctggacacaatgtttattgagagagaaatgtgtcTTCACTCATCTAAGAGACATAATGTTGCCGAATCATCATGCGGATTGAcaggaccgccatcggtgctgtgcccttacggggtaccgatggaaactatcaaatccgctgtggtgacccctgggaaacagggaacaacccaaaagaagaagaagactcatctaagtgacatcctcagtctcacctgactgtaggtacccccacccttataaacaatacagtgactgcaggtaccccacccttataaacaatacagtgactgcaggtacccccacccttataaacaatacagtagcataacgacctAAAGCAatgactggtttcatatgcaaattactgtgaccattaactagagttacaaaggccatgtgtaatATCCATAGAGGATTGGGTAATAGTTGcttcacagcattataagatggtgacacatgtactcttagccaccaccccccacccccggttcagggatggtcgttccctcttaacatagatggcctctttgactccccgttcaaaccagtattcctccctatcaaggatgtgcacatcctcatccttgaaagagtgaccactggcctgtagatggtgtagactgtgtagatggtgtagactgtggagtcctggtctgacatgttagctctcctgtgttgtgtcatcctcttggccagtatctgtttagtttccctgatgtacaagtcacggcagtcctcctggcacttaacagctacactatattgctctgtttgtgccgggggaccagaagatccttggggtggaccaacttctggtgcagcgtgttttggggtttgaaagcaactgagatgtgatgtttggaaattacgcgtctcaacttttccaacactcccgccacatacggaatcaccactggtttacatttagacagctgctgtccttctcctctcttctctcctggtGCCCTGTttaggcgtcttcctggctttgacaaacgcccagttcgGATcatcacacttaaccagggcctgtttaatgtgggatttctccccttccctggccgctgtgttggtggggacgttgtcagctcggtggtgccgtgtcctgatgactcctagtttgtgctccaggggatgatgagagtcaaaccttaagtactgatcagtatgtgttggtttacagtaaacatcatcaatcaaatgtcccccatcaccaattacaatttcacagtgtaagaaggctaacctgtcatgtccacatcctccctggtgaacttgattggtgtccacagagttaatgtggttggtgaaatgtactACATCctaagatttaattttaacccaggtgtcatccacaaatctgaaccaatggctaggtggtgtccctggataggacatcagagtctTTTTTCCACGTCCTCCATATTGGCCACAGTAGGTGAGACTGAggaacccatgcctctgcctatagtactgccccctgtatgtgaagtatgtggactgaagacacagcttcaggagcagacacacttggtcagtgttaagggtggtctcattgctaagggtggggttgttttgtaatttcatacggactacctccactgcttcaagaGACTTAGCATCATAAGAatacatttgtcaccatcttacaatgctgtgactgcaaacgtttccaaatcctctgtgaatagtacatatggcctttgtaactctacttaatggtgacacccatatttgcatatggaactggtcattggtttgggtcgttatgtcactgtattgtttataagggtggggacacctgcagtcactgtattgtttataagggtggggacacctgcagtcactgtatttttataagggtggggatacctgcagtcactgtattgtttataagggtggggacacctgcagtcactgtattatttataagggtggggatacctgcagtcactgtattgtttataagggtgggggtacctgcagtcattgtattgtttataagggtggggacacctgcagtcactgtattgtttattataagatggcgaaggtgacacatcatttatgctgtaatgttttatttttgagatgtctcattcctggttcaatttacgaggtaatctgggagtagccactggggggcgctcagtttgttgatatgcctggttgaacagctgtttgggctgccgtcgttggtcgtggcggccattttaggtcacaacgtttttgatatgttaaaggtaAGTTGTTGAAACGGGGTGCTCTGTTAAATCCATCTGCAACCCTATGTTGAAATGGTCATCCATGCAGTTTTATATGTAAATATGTATGCCAGAGATATCGTTTTATGTTTTAGGTTGTTATtttgtgaaaatggttttgttttatgacgtttgatgcccatgtggctagcgaact
It encodes:
- the LOC130130313 gene encoding alpha-1,3-mannosyl-glycoprotein 4-beta-N-acetylglucosaminyltransferase C-like is translated as MLERLRQHVRLAMPQSLIEALCEAEWAEYFVGTKRSAADVPRQTLLSPQKPGSNESWVDLKGYLPLNVSYQLLAGTPPAKHRFLTVGLASVKRKKGSYLLPTLRSLFSQSSPEERASMVVVVLLADFSASWREATVGEIKTAFTSELEQGQLLVLYVPQQYYPPLKGLKRNFKDSPERVSFRSKQNLDYSFLIHYSTGLSQYYLQLEDDILSAPNYLSTIRKHIQEQEAKSIAWATLEFSRLGYIGKLYHSADLPLLVRFLFLFYQEMPCDWLLTHFRRLLTQTEQILFKPSLFQHMGTFSSFQGTYNKLKDQDFEETAYSNPSADVYSDMSVYKDHEPRLAWAAGDGFFWARSPEKGNHLTVVLREPIVVTGIIVETGSEGKDLLDSAVVELGNNMHNTETGEKSCKKFHLLGNVENGMFEMQLDNKHGSASSCVRVRVTASQENWVIIQKIRIIAKTKTPFNGGSTFKKM